From a region of the Paenibacillus sp. FSL R10-2734 genome:
- a CDS encoding SDR family oxidoreductase: MKLLILGGNGMAGHMLADYFRSRGKHHVFHTTRDKSDLGGLYVDANDIAGVEKLVDIVSPHCIINAMGVLNQFAERDKIGAYHVNGFLPHHLWRMAEAVHARLIHISTDCVFEGTRGGYTEEDVPDGTSVYAISKSLGEVRQPGHLTIRTSIIGPEIRPDGIGLMDWFLAQSGQVSGYRRVMWNGVTTLQLAKAVDMLLDSTVSGLIHLAHPKPVSKYELLQHIQTAFHKANVEIIPEDEHVQDRTLVNTRTDVNFSLPSYPVMLQELADWMKQSEMSS, encoded by the coding sequence ATGAAGCTGCTTATCCTTGGTGGAAACGGTATGGCGGGGCATATGCTGGCGGATTATTTTCGTAGCCGTGGCAAGCATCACGTCTTCCATACAACCCGGGATAAGAGTGATCTTGGCGGGCTGTATGTAGATGCGAACGATATAGCTGGAGTAGAGAAGCTGGTCGATATCGTCTCCCCCCACTGCATCATTAATGCGATGGGGGTGCTCAATCAATTCGCAGAACGTGACAAAATTGGGGCTTACCACGTAAATGGCTTTCTTCCTCACCACTTGTGGCGAATGGCGGAAGCTGTTCATGCAAGACTCATTCATATCAGTACCGACTGCGTGTTCGAAGGAACACGCGGCGGGTACACAGAAGAAGATGTTCCTGATGGAACCTCTGTATATGCAATCTCGAAAAGTCTTGGCGAGGTGCGGCAACCAGGACACCTTACGATCCGCACTTCGATAATTGGTCCGGAAATCCGCCCAGACGGTATTGGTCTGATGGATTGGTTTCTGGCACAGAGTGGTCAAGTTTCAGGATACCGCCGGGTGATGTGGAACGGAGTCACTACGCTCCAGTTAGCTAAAGCGGTGGATATGCTGCTGGATTCCACGGTATCGGGGCTGATCCATTTAGCACATCCGAAGCCGGTAAGTAAGTATGAGCTGCTTCAGCATATTCAGACTGCTTTTCATAAAGCGAATGTGGAGATCATCCCTGAGGATGAACATGTTCAAGATCGGACGTTAGTGAATACAAGGACGGATGTTAATTTTTCGTTGCCTTCATACCCCGTAATGCTACAAGAATTGGCTGACTGGATGAAACAGTCAGAGATGTCCTCATGA
- a CDS encoding NAD-dependent epimerase/dehydratase family protein has translation MKGQRLLITGAAGFTGRHAVHLFLAGGAEVTAVVRPQSGVQASTLFPEGVKIYHCDLSNRQDVAEMIKETVPEAVLHLAGNNSVPESWRNPLLFMETNVMATLYLLEAMRSLPTSRILVAGSRLKFKPGVVAGPPHPYSLSKTIEELVSLAWGTLFKQPVLLAEPCNLIGPGPSTGFCSLLAQHVVRSEVYAGEEIPPFKLSSRYALRDFLDVRDAVRAYDFILREGTNGIIYRIDSGTQRQLGVIAEQLISRSVASVPMEWGPEQANLSILENGVASDKLVVSDASATPEVDVTSLGWKPKIEFSQSLTDILDYCRVNWEGRMI, from the coding sequence ATGAAAGGTCAAAGACTGCTTATTACCGGGGCGGCCGGATTCACCGGTCGCCATGCCGTTCATTTGTTCTTGGCAGGAGGGGCTGAGGTTACCGCTGTAGTGCGCCCTCAATCTGGTGTCCAGGCTTCCACTTTGTTTCCAGAAGGCGTGAAGATTTATCACTGTGATTTAAGCAATCGGCAGGACGTAGCTGAGATGATAAAGGAAACTGTACCGGAGGCTGTCCTTCATTTAGCAGGAAACAACTCGGTGCCTGAGTCTTGGCGTAACCCTTTGCTCTTTATGGAGACGAATGTGATGGCTACTTTGTATTTGCTAGAGGCGATGCGAAGCCTACCAACCAGTCGGATTCTTGTAGCAGGCTCCCGTCTTAAATTCAAACCGGGTGTGGTGGCAGGACCACCACACCCATATAGCCTCAGCAAAACAATAGAAGAACTAGTGTCCCTGGCTTGGGGGACGCTGTTTAAACAGCCAGTTCTGCTGGCTGAACCATGCAACCTGATAGGACCCGGTCCTTCTACTGGCTTCTGCTCTTTACTGGCACAGCATGTTGTTCGTAGTGAAGTGTATGCAGGTGAAGAAATCCCTCCCTTTAAACTTTCTTCTCGTTATGCATTACGTGATTTTTTGGATGTACGCGATGCTGTAAGAGCTTATGACTTTATATTGCGCGAAGGAACTAATGGAATCATCTATCGAATTGATTCAGGAACACAGCGGCAACTAGGGGTTATCGCGGAGCAGCTGATAAGTCGCTCCGTTGCTTCGGTTCCGATGGAGTGGGGACCAGAACAAGCTAACCTCTCTATTCTGGAAAACGGAGTGGCATCGGATAAGCTGGTAGTTTCGGATGCCTCTGCAACACCGGAAGTAGATGTGACTTCACTGGGCTGGAAGCCGAAAATCGAGTTTAGCCAGTCCTTAACAGATATTTTGGACTATTGCCGTGTGAATTGGGAAGGACGGATGATATGA
- a CDS encoding glycosyltransferase codes for MRPKVSVVIPFYNCPYIEHALQSVFSQSWEPYEIIVVDDGSTVHTNLITPYLSRIHYLGKSNGGTASALNHGILHSTGDYVVWLSSDDLFYRDKINNQVLFMEYYHLLISYTNFNYINGQSQLLQMNAALLFPNQLEYLRCFLHGNPINGCTVMFKREVFGAIGLFDESLPYTHDFDLWYRAILNGYAPAMLNQSLTAYRNHEGMGTLKHYDVIMAEAAATNARYKGSLQHLISSMGG; via the coding sequence ATGAGGCCAAAAGTATCGGTAGTGATTCCTTTTTATAACTGCCCTTATATTGAGCATGCCCTGCAAAGTGTGTTTTCACAGTCTTGGGAGCCTTACGAGATCATCGTCGTCGATGACGGCTCGACTGTTCATACCAATCTGATCACCCCCTATCTTTCGCGAATTCATTATTTGGGGAAAAGCAACGGAGGAACCGCCTCCGCACTGAATCACGGCATCTTACATTCAACTGGAGACTATGTGGTTTGGCTCAGCTCAGATGATTTATTTTATCGAGACAAAATCAATAATCAGGTGTTATTTATGGAGTATTATCACCTGCTCATCTCTTATACCAACTTCAATTATATTAACGGTCAATCCCAGTTACTTCAGATGAACGCCGCACTTCTGTTTCCAAATCAGTTAGAGTACTTGCGTTGTTTTCTACACGGTAACCCAATTAATGGCTGCACGGTGATGTTCAAGCGAGAGGTATTTGGAGCTATTGGACTTTTTGATGAATCACTACCCTATACACATGACTTTGATTTATGGTACCGCGCGATTCTGAACGGATATGCGCCAGCAATGCTGAATCAGTCACTCACTGCCTATCGTAATCATGAAGGGATGGGGACGCTTAAGCACTACGATGTAATTATGGCGGAGGCGGCTGCAACAAACGCTCGCTACAAGGGCTCGCTGCAGCATTTGATCTCTTCTATGGGGGGGTAA
- a CDS encoding class I SAM-dependent methyltransferase yields MYREIEVNDFLPILLDQLKFCESILDIGSGTGTLLERYEAAVVIGLEIHRPYLMHREYKSPHIIPVHGDACHMDKLFLPKTFSAVTFIDSIEHFERKEGQRLLGMAERIAFNRVVVFTPRGFFPQEGTDHYHLQGEHFQKHRSGWEPEDFMELGYAVTVIKGFHHAQNPSFREAFGDVHAPVDALLACKTV; encoded by the coding sequence ATGTACCGGGAAATCGAAGTGAATGACTTTCTGCCAATCTTATTGGATCAGTTGAAATTCTGTGAAAGTATACTGGATATTGGCAGCGGCACCGGTACCCTGCTTGAACGGTATGAAGCCGCAGTAGTCATTGGGCTAGAAATTCACAGGCCTTACCTAATGCATCGTGAATATAAATCACCTCATATTATTCCGGTGCATGGGGACGCTTGTCATATGGATAAATTATTCCTTCCTAAGACGTTCTCAGCGGTCACTTTTATCGATTCAATAGAACATTTTGAAAGGAAGGAAGGACAGAGATTACTTGGAATGGCAGAGAGAATCGCCTTTAATCGTGTAGTCGTATTTACACCTCGGGGTTTTTTTCCGCAGGAGGGAACGGATCATTATCACTTGCAAGGTGAACATTTTCAAAAGCACCGGAGCGGATGGGAGCCGGAGGATTTTATGGAGCTAGGATATGCAGTAACTGTAATTAAAGGCTTTCATCATGCTCAAAATCCATCGTTTCGTGAAGCATTCGGTGACGTTCATGCTCCAGTAGATGCCTTATTGGCATGCAAAACAGTATAG
- a CDS encoding glycosyltransferase, translated as MSEEPKVSVIIPFYNCPYVDRAIQSVLGQSYSNIEIIVIDDGSTLWMEKLEPFKDQIIYIRKSNGGTASALNKGIEAATGIYFAWLSADDLFHPDKIKHQMQMLKSTGTSFNYTAYYYINEQGERISETISMIFNSRAHLIETMILGCPVNGSTVLLHMDIFRALGKFNEKFLYTHDYDLWLRILPYYAWSYIEEPLLDYRVHNEMGSVIHSEEQKKEIERVQARHHRVLSRLLLKERRK; from the coding sequence ATGAGTGAAGAACCTAAAGTATCGGTGATCATTCCTTTTTATAACTGTCCATATGTGGATCGTGCAATACAAAGTGTCTTGGGACAAAGTTATTCGAACATAGAGATCATTGTAATCGATGACGGATCTACCCTTTGGATGGAGAAGCTGGAACCCTTCAAGGATCAAATAATTTATATACGAAAAAGTAATGGAGGAACCGCCTCCGCTCTAAACAAAGGGATAGAAGCGGCTACCGGAATCTATTTTGCCTGGCTAAGTGCTGACGATTTATTTCATCCGGATAAAATCAAACACCAGATGCAAATGCTCAAAAGCACAGGTACATCGTTTAACTATACAGCCTACTATTATATTAACGAGCAGGGTGAGCGAATTTCCGAGACCATAAGTATGATATTCAACAGTAGGGCCCACCTTATTGAGACCATGATATTAGGTTGTCCGGTGAATGGAAGCACTGTTCTTCTCCATATGGATATATTTCGCGCATTAGGGAAGTTTAATGAGAAATTTTTATATACACATGATTATGATCTATGGCTGCGTATTTTGCCGTATTATGCATGGTCTTATATTGAGGAACCGCTGCTTGATTATCGAGTTCATAATGAAATGGGCTCAGTGATTCACAGTGAGGAGCAAAAGAAGGAGATTGAGCGGGTACAAGCAAGACATCACCGGGTTCTATCGCGGTTGTTGCTAAAGGAGAGAAGGAAATGA
- a CDS encoding glycosyltransferase family 4 protein — MKLIFPVLTLTRGGAQRMLAELTNRLTEIGHDVQILLPSDGVVEYEMKCELIYAKEGELSASDFPKGDVIISNFYTTVEVSQQASEEGKGIHVRLALCYEPTFLPDNSRSFSSYNIVSNLLVLSRWQQEIIQKNHGIKGRIVPIGVSPIFKNLNIRDPKKRLVVSAIMRKPEGGFSAHREQEYLLQQLNQVKAIHPDVELYLISPPGEHAESATLQNLLTDRRYHIRTPADDTELCFHYSESDIFVSSSTYDAGSLPGIEAMRCGAALVTVYSGGNKEYCSHGHNCLMSYRFENRLADDIITLIRDPDLRQRLARKGEQSSQHFTWEKSMQTFQNALFEIVARNPS; from the coding sequence ATGAAGTTAATATTTCCTGTTTTGACTCTAACGAGGGGCGGAGCACAGCGTATGTTAGCAGAGCTGACTAACCGTCTGACTGAGATTGGTCATGATGTACAGATCCTCTTACCTAGCGATGGTGTTGTAGAATACGAAATGAAATGTGAATTGATCTATGCCAAAGAAGGTGAACTGTCGGCAAGCGATTTTCCTAAAGGAGATGTGATTATCTCCAACTTCTATACTACAGTCGAGGTATCGCAGCAAGCAAGTGAAGAGGGTAAAGGCATTCATGTTCGATTGGCGCTTTGTTATGAGCCTACTTTTTTGCCTGACAATAGCCGTTCTTTTTCATCGTATAATATTGTATCTAACCTACTCGTTTTATCACGCTGGCAACAAGAAATCATCCAGAAGAATCATGGAATTAAAGGGAGAATCGTACCGATTGGGGTAAGCCCTATTTTTAAAAATCTGAATATTCGTGATCCTAAAAAAAGGCTGGTTGTTTCCGCGATTATGCGAAAACCAGAGGGTGGATTCTCAGCTCACCGTGAGCAGGAATATTTACTTCAGCAATTAAACCAGGTTAAAGCCATTCATCCAGATGTTGAACTTTATTTGATTTCTCCGCCCGGGGAACATGCGGAATCCGCGACCTTGCAAAACCTGTTGACCGATAGGCGTTACCATATAAGGACTCCTGCTGATGATACGGAGCTCTGTTTCCATTATAGTGAGAGCGACATATTTGTGAGCTCGAGTACGTATGATGCAGGCTCGTTGCCAGGGATCGAAGCTATGCGTTGTGGAGCTGCGCTCGTTACGGTTTACTCCGGTGGGAATAAGGAATATTGCTCGCACGGTCACAACTGCTTAATGTCCTACCGATTTGAGAATCGACTTGCAGATGACATTATCACCTTAATCAGAGACCCGGATTTACGCCAAAGATTGGCTCGTAAGGGTGAACAGTCCTCACAGCATTTCACTTGGGAAAAAAGTATGCAAACATTTCAAAATGCGCTGTTTGAAATTGTAGCGAGGAATCCATCATAG
- a CDS encoding glycosyltransferase yields the protein MKVLFTFYIPSGGVETLNKLRCESLQRSGIECHVLYLMPVLGSQNKANFPVFISSIDEEIKEVLETHNYDAIIVTSDYLLLKRLRELGYGGILIYESQGLGKRSHAEELIKDAVPYFRSYCNAVLIPPTNHLMELFIEICPWLHRYVIPNIVDVHSFQHIPAEPPADPVIAWVGRLESNKNWREYLKIAHQIRLAKPNLHLWMFHDPELATEDQKLSFQEELQTLGLNDRLSTFTNIPNHVMPIYYSSIANSGGFLLSTSITEGFGYAVAEAICCTCPVLSTDSDGVRSFIMHNISGKFYPLGNIKTAVKEGLELMNNMPLRNTIRQQGRNFMVTHYGKEKYAQSFREMMNSFGIF from the coding sequence ATGAAAGTTTTATTCACGTTTTATATACCGAGTGGCGGGGTGGAGACTTTAAATAAGCTGCGGTGTGAGAGTCTCCAGCGTAGTGGGATCGAATGTCATGTCTTATATCTCATGCCTGTTTTAGGAAGCCAGAACAAGGCTAACTTTCCAGTGTTTATTTCCTCAATAGATGAGGAGATTAAAGAAGTCCTTGAGACCCATAATTATGATGCCATTATTGTTACATCCGATTATTTATTGCTGAAGCGTCTGCGTGAGCTCGGTTACGGCGGTATTTTGATATACGAATCTCAAGGACTTGGAAAACGTAGTCATGCGGAAGAACTAATCAAAGACGCTGTTCCTTATTTCCGCTCCTACTGTAATGCTGTTCTAATCCCTCCAACGAATCATTTAATGGAGCTGTTTATTGAAATCTGTCCATGGCTGCATCGGTATGTCATTCCGAATATTGTTGATGTCCATTCCTTTCAGCATATCCCTGCTGAGCCTCCCGCTGATCCGGTCATCGCTTGGGTGGGGCGTCTGGAAAGCAACAAAAATTGGCGGGAATATTTAAAAATTGCCCATCAAATTCGCCTTGCCAAACCAAATCTTCATTTATGGATGTTTCATGACCCTGAATTAGCCACAGAGGATCAAAAGCTGTCCTTCCAAGAAGAATTACAGACTTTAGGTCTAAACGACCGTTTGAGTACCTTTACCAATATCCCTAACCATGTGATGCCAATTTATTATTCCTCTATAGCTAATTCAGGAGGCTTTCTGTTATCAACTTCTATTACAGAGGGATTTGGATATGCCGTCGCGGAAGCCATTTGCTGCACATGTCCAGTACTTAGCACGGATTCCGACGGAGTCAGATCCTTTATTATGCATAATATCTCAGGTAAGTTTTATCCACTTGGCAACATCAAAACTGCCGTCAAAGAAGGGCTAGAGCTAATGAACAATATGCCGCTGAGAAATACAATCCGTCAGCAAGGAAGAAATTTTATGGTTACACATTACGGCAAGGAAAAATATGCTCAGTCATTTCGTGAAATGATGAATTCCTTTGGCATCTTTTAA
- a CDS encoding YhcN/YlaJ family sporulation lipoprotein, with the protein MMRSKISMSVSAALLLGLVSITGCGTNTAEKTNVQPNSVRGVNDGRIGVNSVRGGTMGTHNITKMEVSQELADRIAAMPEVNTANVMLAGNNAYVAVSLNDATTDLRAKGTTSYRAKSSTTPHNYGPTGVMSGTGKVEIGRDGMNGTGAVTNGMNGMNGALGGTVNTIPGTTSTGPATRNGTLGMGSLGTGTGTGNGTRAHTNNNGPLLNSNGSKHDVNMGMDIGNGMGIKSTTPNNTNNTNGMTHRNHTNYTNNTNHMNNSNHMNNSTTHMNSTNNNLNMKGTDTVTKEIKAKIADEVKKHDASIKDVYVSANPDFVERASFYADEVRAGHPIKGFANEFQTMVERIFPTRNY; encoded by the coding sequence ATGATGCGATCCAAGATCAGCATGTCAGTCTCAGCCGCATTACTTCTAGGCTTGGTGAGTATTACAGGGTGCGGGACGAATACGGCAGAGAAGACTAATGTGCAACCTAATAGTGTCCGTGGGGTAAATGACGGACGTATCGGTGTAAACTCCGTACGCGGAGGAACGATGGGTACGCATAATATAACTAAGATGGAAGTCAGTCAAGAGCTCGCAGATCGAATCGCAGCTATGCCTGAAGTTAACACGGCGAATGTAATGCTTGCAGGAAATAACGCGTATGTCGCTGTGTCATTAAATGATGCAACGACTGATCTTCGGGCAAAAGGTACCACATCCTATCGAGCTAAATCGTCTACAACTCCTCACAATTATGGACCGACTGGGGTAATGTCGGGTACAGGAAAAGTAGAAATTGGACGCGATGGAATGAATGGAACAGGGGCTGTAACGAATGGAATGAACGGAATGAACGGAGCCCTAGGAGGCACTGTTAATACAATCCCTGGTACAACAAGTACTGGACCTGCAACCAGAAATGGAACACTTGGCATGGGAAGTCTGGGAACAGGTACGGGTACAGGGAATGGGACAAGAGCCCATACTAATAATAATGGACCTCTGCTGAACAGTAACGGATCGAAACATGATGTCAATATGGGTATGGATATTGGTAACGGAATGGGCATTAAGAGTACCACTCCAAACAATACGAATAATACCAATGGGATGACGCACAGAAACCATACGAATTACACGAACAATACGAATCATATGAACAATTCCAACCACATGAACAACAGTACAACACACATGAACAGCACAAACAACAACTTAAACATGAAGGGAACAGATACAGTTACTAAAGAAATTAAAGCGAAAATCGCTGATGAAGTTAAAAAACATGATGCAAGTATTAAGGATGTATACGTATCGGCAAATCCAGACTTTGTGGAACGCGCCAGCTTTTATGCTGATGAGGTACGAGCAGGTCACCCGATAAAGGGTTTTGCTAATGAATTCCAAACGATGGTTGAGCGAATTTTCCCGACGCGTAATTATTAA
- the nagA gene encoding N-acetylglucosamine-6-phosphate deacetylase, whose product MAKINKELGQLLFGKVLTPKGLIEHGVIAVSDEQIHYAGEATWLPDAYAHWPASGQASEDLLIPGFVDVHVHGGAGHDFMYSDAESLNTITKFHSTQGTTTMLATTMTAAKSAIDQVFAEVSAYRATEMPYTQIAGMHLEGPFISPKWSGAQNPEHIVPANIEWLEQWENDYPGMIRQVTLAPEREGALEAILWLRKHGITAALGHTDATFEEVIAAADAGLNQAVHMFNAMTPLLHRKPGTAGAVLFDKRIRAEIIADGIHVHPAAISIVANLKKDNNLMLITDAMSATGLSDGEYTIGDLPVLVQKGIATLKESPATLAGSTLTMIRGFRYLIQEVGLSLEEASRAASLTPAMSIGMERSIGTLETGKRGDILRLDTELNLQGVWIGGRQIPIQ is encoded by the coding sequence ATGGCTAAAATAAACAAAGAACTCGGACAACTGCTGTTCGGTAAAGTGCTGACTCCTAAAGGCCTAATTGAACACGGCGTAATTGCCGTATCTGATGAACAAATTCATTATGCAGGCGAGGCAACATGGCTTCCAGATGCTTACGCTCACTGGCCTGCTAGTGGTCAAGCGTCGGAAGACCTTCTCATCCCTGGATTTGTGGATGTACATGTACATGGCGGCGCTGGCCATGACTTTATGTATAGTGATGCTGAATCACTAAATACCATTACTAAGTTCCACAGCACTCAAGGAACAACTACAATGCTGGCTACGACTATGACTGCTGCCAAATCTGCTATTGACCAAGTATTCGCTGAAGTGAGCGCATATCGTGCCACTGAGATGCCTTACACACAAATCGCAGGCATGCATCTGGAAGGACCTTTCATCAGCCCGAAATGGTCCGGCGCTCAGAACCCTGAACATATTGTTCCTGCCAATATTGAGTGGCTGGAGCAATGGGAGAACGATTATCCAGGTATGATCCGGCAAGTCACACTGGCTCCGGAACGCGAAGGTGCACTCGAGGCTATCCTCTGGCTACGTAAGCATGGTATTACCGCTGCTCTCGGTCACACCGATGCCACCTTTGAAGAGGTCATTGCCGCGGCAGATGCCGGATTAAATCAAGCCGTGCATATGTTTAATGCGATGACACCACTACTTCATCGTAAGCCTGGAACCGCTGGTGCTGTTCTATTCGATAAGCGTATACGTGCGGAGATCATCGCTGATGGCATACATGTTCATCCTGCAGCTATTTCTATCGTGGCTAATCTTAAAAAAGATAACAATTTAATGTTAATTACGGATGCTATGTCTGCAACTGGACTTAGTGATGGTGAATATACGATTGGTGATTTACCTGTGCTGGTCCAAAAAGGCATCGCGACCCTCAAAGAAAGCCCTGCTACGTTAGCTGGAAGCACACTTACGATGATTCGCGGCTTCCGTTATCTTATCCAGGAGGTAGGCCTTAGCCTAGAAGAGGCCTCCCGCGCTGCAAGCCTTACTCCGGCAATGTCCATTGGAATGGAGCGTTCTATCGGTACCTTGGAAACCGGAAAACGCGGCGATATCCTACGGCTTGACACTGAATTGAATTTGCAAGGCGTATGGATTGGCGGTCGCCAGATTCCTATTCAATAA
- the nagB gene encoding glucosamine-6-phosphate deaminase has translation MNILKFQSDEDFVQTGANLIASLLHSNPKAVLGLATGSSPVGVYAKLVEMHQKGLVSFSKVTSFNLDEYIGLPVDHPQSYRSFMNEQLFNHIDIDPKQTHIPNGNAADMEAECLAYDKMLEEKGPVDLQILGIGSNGHIGFNEPDDNLSSKTHVVDLLEDTREANARFFDTLDDVPRQAVTMGIGGILKARQILLLVRGANKAEAIRNAVEGPITTQCPASLLQSHPNVIVLVDEGAGKWLK, from the coding sequence ATGAATATTTTAAAGTTCCAAAGTGATGAGGATTTCGTACAGACGGGGGCGAATCTTATCGCCAGCCTGCTTCACAGCAATCCTAAAGCCGTGCTCGGTCTTGCGACCGGAAGTTCCCCAGTTGGTGTTTATGCTAAATTGGTTGAAATGCACCAAAAAGGACTTGTAAGCTTCTCCAAAGTAACTTCTTTCAATCTGGATGAGTACATCGGATTGCCAGTTGATCATCCACAGAGCTATCGCAGCTTCATGAACGAGCAATTATTTAATCATATCGATATAGATCCTAAACAGACACATATTCCTAACGGCAATGCAGCGGATATGGAAGCAGAATGCCTGGCCTATGACAAAATGCTGGAAGAAAAAGGACCCGTTGACTTACAGATCCTCGGTATTGGAAGCAACGGTCACATTGGGTTCAATGAACCAGATGACAACCTTAGCAGCAAAACCCATGTCGTTGATTTGCTTGAAGATACACGGGAAGCTAATGCTAGATTCTTCGATACATTGGACGATGTACCACGCCAAGCGGTAACAATGGGTATCGGCGGTATTCTAAAGGCTCGCCAGATTCTATTGTTGGTACGCGGAGCTAACAAAGCTGAAGCTATCCGGAATGCCGTTGAAGGTCCGATTACTACCCAATGCCCTGCATCTCTGCTGCAAAGCCATCCGAATGTAATTGTCCTCGTAGATGAAGGAGCAGGAAAATGGCTAAAATAA
- a CDS encoding MurR/RpiR family transcriptional regulator, translated as MSPILYALEHEKSKLSQMERKLAERILLSPGEIIHMGITELAEQCGISPATITRFCKALHFKGFPDFKVKLAAEIAHSDVTPQDGGSSYQDIVAGNQLSVIVEAMQTNHLTSIRDTTSLLDLERLQAAVNLLCQARRVDLYGMATSSIVAQDFYQKLIRIGVNCTAFADSHMQITSASSLSKGDVVFAVSYSGETPETIDALTCAKASGASTIALTSYGSSTLATLADIPLFSSSLEKGMRRGDMASRIAQLHIIDILFTGMVSTRFGDFIPRLEQSYLNVQHYRNKRGGQS; from the coding sequence ATGTCCCCAATTTTGTATGCACTTGAGCATGAAAAGTCCAAGCTCTCCCAAATGGAGCGCAAGCTAGCGGAACGGATCCTGTTATCCCCAGGTGAAATTATTCATATGGGCATCACAGAACTGGCGGAACAATGCGGTATTAGTCCTGCTACCATCACACGTTTTTGCAAGGCTCTGCATTTCAAGGGATTTCCAGATTTCAAAGTAAAGCTGGCTGCTGAAATTGCTCATAGTGATGTAACACCTCAGGATGGCGGTTCTTCTTATCAAGATATTGTTGCAGGTAATCAGCTCTCCGTTATTGTGGAAGCGATGCAAACGAATCACCTGACATCCATCCGAGATACAACTTCACTTCTAGATTTGGAACGACTACAGGCAGCAGTTAATTTATTGTGCCAAGCACGGCGTGTAGATCTGTACGGGATGGCAACGTCCTCCATTGTAGCTCAGGATTTCTATCAGAAGCTAATCCGCATTGGCGTGAATTGCACCGCTTTCGCTGATTCCCATATGCAGATTACCTCTGCTTCTTCACTCTCAAAAGGCGATGTCGTATTCGCAGTATCGTATTCCGGAGAAACTCCAGAGACCATCGATGCCTTAACCTGTGCCAAAGCCAGCGGAGCAAGTACTATTGCTCTAACCTCTTATGGCAGCAGCACCTTGGCTACTCTGGCTGATATTCCACTGTTCTCCTCCTCCTTGGAAAAAGGAATGCGACGAGGAGATATGGCCTCACGTATTGCCCAGCTACACATCATTGATATTTTGTTTACTGGAATGGTCAGCACCCGTTTTGGGGATTTTATTCCTAGACTGGAGCAATCTTATCTGAACGTCCAACATTACCGAAACAAACGAGGAGGTCAATCTTAA